The Rothia sp. SD9660Na DNA segment TGCCGCCCCCTCGGTATTGTCCCCCTGGCCGGTGGCGGCGGGGCCGGGGCGCCCGCTACCGCTGTTGAATTCTTGGATGAGACTGTCGACGGCTTGCTGCTGGGTGCGGTTGGCGTCGATGTTGGTCCACCAGAGTTGCCAGGCAACAAAGAGAAGTAAGACGATACCGGCAGTAATCAGCAGTTCACCGATGATCTGAATTGCCCATTGCAGGGGGGTGCGCCCGGCAGGGGAAGTCGCGTGGCGGCTAGTAGTGGGGACGGCTGTGGTCACATCTCACCTCGGCACGGGACGATTGCGGGGAACTGTTTAATGTTAGAACTTTTTCAGCTACTGCGGTTAAAATCGTCTCTGACCCTATATTTTATGAACTGCCGGGAGCACTGCTCCCCTACTGGAGGAAAAGTGGCTGAGTCGAAGTCTATTCGTGACGAGGATTTTGAAGAGGCGGAGCTGCGCCGCGTTGCGGAGTCGATGTACAGCGACGATGATTTCCCGTCGCCGACCCCCCTCTGGTATCGCGTGATTATGTTCGCCATGATTGTGATTGGCGTGCTATGGATTATTACTTTCTATATTTCCCAGTCGGTGTACCCGATTCC contains these protein-coding regions:
- a CDS encoding cell division protein CrgA — encoded protein: MAESKSIRDEDFEEAELRRVAESMYSDDDFPSPTPLWYRVIMFAMIVIGVLWIITFYISQSVYPIPGIGNWNIGIGISFMMVGLIMTTRWR